The following is a genomic window from Bordetella sp. H567.
GGCGGCGATCCGCTTCCCGTGGCGGACTGCGATCCGCTTCCGGTCACGGGCGGCGCTTCGTTGTCCAAGGCGCCGCCGACGCTGCTCTGGTTGCCTGTGCCGCCGACGCTGCCGATGGGCACATCGTTGCGCGTGAGCGTCATGAACGCATTCTTCGTGTCGTAGCTAAGCGTGGGCGTCAGGAATGCATAGGCGCTGGAGGCCCCGGTGAATCGCCCCTGTATGCCGCCGTCGGCCGTCAGGATGGTATAGGTGGCGCGCGGCGCATAGTTGCCGTCGGGTCCGACATGCGCAACCGTGCCGTCCAGGTAGGCAACGCCGGTGACATGGATGCGGTCGCTCGCGGTGCTGGCGGGATCGGCATGCACGCGATAAATGGTGTCCTGGCCGAAGGTAAGGTTGCCATTGATCGTAAGCGTGCCAATGGGCGAACCGTCATTGCCTGGCGAGATCACCGCGGTCGGGTAAAGCGTGGTGGTGCCCACCTGCCCGACCCCGGCCAGCACGACTTCGCGGCCGATATCGATGGGGCCGTTCAACTTCCCGTCGATTTCCAGCGCGCCGTCGGCGATCAGGATGGGGCCCGTCAGGCCGCTGCTGTCGGCGGTCAGGATCACCGATCCCGGGCCGGTCTTGACGAAGCCGTTCGTGCCCTGCAGGGGATTGTCGATAGTGTCGACGAATTGGCCAGAGGCATAGGTGCCATCACCGACAACGATGGCCGGCGGATTGCCGCCATTGGGAAGCAGCGTGATGGGCGCGCCTTGCAGGCGATATCGGTCCGTGGCGAACTGGATGCCCGACACGCGCACCGGCCCGGCGCTGCCATCGACGTTCACCACGCCGGCCGCGCCGGTGAAAATGGCGTACGCGCCATCGGGCAGCGCGCCCGTGGCATTGCTCGGGCTATTCCAGTTCGTGCTGGCGGCGGTCCAGGTGCCGCCGCCACCGCCCGCGCGAGTGGCGGACGCCAGGCCGTTGCCGTTCCACAAATTGGTCGTGCTCGGGCCAAGGATCAGGTTGATCTGCTTGTCGCCCGTCAGCGACTGAATGGTGGCCGCGGGCAGGGAGTCGCCGGTGATCGTACCCAACGACAGGCCGTTGCCGCTCAGCGTGCCGCCGTATGACAGGATCCGGTAGTAGCCGGCGTTGACGCCCAGCGTATTCACCGAGACGTTCAGTGTCGTGTTGTTGAGCGCGACGTTGCCCCCGACGGTGATGTTGTCGCCGGTACCGGGCTGCGTAATCGGCAGCCCTGCATAGCCGGTCTCGAAGTCGAACACGGCATTGCTCATCGACAGGTTGCCGTTGACGACGAGGTTGCCGTTGGAGACACCGGTCGGCGTGCCGACGGCGTATCCCGGCGCGACGCGTGAGTTGCTCGTCACGCTGAGATCGCCATTGATGGCGCCGAAGCCCGCTATGGTGGCGTTCGAAGTGGCATTGACGTTTCCATCGATGGTGACGCCCGCGCCACCACCGTTGCCGCCGATCACCAGCGTGCCGCCGTTGACGTCGACTCCACCCGGGAAGCCGGCCGAACTGTCGAACACGCGGGTATCGCCCGACGAAACGCTCAAGTCCGCGGCAGCAACGCTACCGCAGTAGGACGCGCTCAACGCGAGCGCCGCCTTCAGCAACTTCTTCGTCCGATGCATCAATGTGGATCTCCCCTATATCGGTCAGCGGTTGGATATCCGGGCATTGCTGGACTGCTGCCTTAGCATTGCTCGCGGAAGCTCATGCCCCACGAAGGGATGAGCTGGCGAAAAAAAACGCACTGTATATCGCTTGTTTTGCTAGTACCAAGCACTATGTAGCTGGATACCATCCATACCGCTGCGTTTCACTATTTAGTCGCATACAAAGGTATTAAAAGCGCGCATGCGGATACCATCCAACACCGCGACGCATGCGTCGGGAAGAAAATTGCACACGTGCGAACAACGAAGACCATGCTCGACATACGCGAAGGCGCGCACCCTCGGATAGCCTGTCCTTCGTGTATCCCCGAACGGGTATGCCTTCGTGAGGTCACGGCCGCCAACCGGAATTCGCCTGCGCGATAAGCTGCGGCTCGGTGGGCGTCCGTGATGAATGCCGAGGTCGCCACCATCGCTACAGTGGCCGTATGGCTTTCTGAAGGCTCGCAAGCAAGGAGGAGCCATATAGACAAAAATCGCCCGGTTTACGGGGTTTTATCCAAATAATGATAAATTATCGCAATTGCGATAATTTTCGATAGTTCCATGTTCCACTACCCTCGCCCCGGGCTCGCGTCAGAGCTGGTGCAGTCGCTACGCGGCCAAACCCTATTCGGGGATGCGCCCAACGGTGTCTTCCTGGCCGCGCCGAGGCGAACCGGTAAATCCACCTTTCTCCAGGTCGACCTTACCCCCGCACTACAGGCGGCTGGCGTGGTAGTGACCTATGTAGACCTGTGGTCCGACCCACAGCGCGATCCGGCGCTGCTGATCGCCCGGGCCATCGGCAAGACGCTCGCCGCCCAAGGCAATATCGTCGGCCGGGCCGCCAAAAAAGCCGGCCTGGCCAGCATCACACTGGCGGGCGTCAAATTCGATCTGGAAAAACTGGGCACGCTGGAGGGAGCGCCGCTGCCGGATGCGCTGCGAGCGCTGCATGAAGCCACGCAGGCGCCCGTGGCGCTGATCGTCGACGAAGCCCAGCATGCCCTGACAAGCGAGGCAGGCGAAGCCGTCATGGCCGCGCTGAAATCGGCCCGCGACCAGCTGAACCGGCCTTGGGAGGTCAACCTCATGCTGGTCATGTCGGGCTCCGACCGGGACAAGCTGCTGCGGCTGGTCAATACCAACGGCGCTCCTTTTTACGGCTCGCAGATCACCCGCATGCCGCTGTTGGACAGCGGTTTCACCGACTTTATCGCCGAGCGCATCGAGGCGCAGCGCGCCGACCTGGGTCCAGTCGATCGCCGCGTGTTGTTCGAAGCGTTCCAGGTCTTCGGCCATCGGCCGCAATTTTTCCTGCGCGCGCTGGAGCAGGCGCTCAGCCCCGTGGCGATGTTCGCGGGGCGCTTCGAGGACGCGGTATCGGCGGCGGCTAACCAGCAGCGCTTGGACGATGTCGCGCAGATGGAATCCGAATTCCTGGCGCTGAAGCCCTTGGAACAGGCGGTGCTATGGCGCATGCTGGAGCAAGGCGAACATTTCCGGCCGTATGACAGCGCCGCCTTGAAGTTCTACCGCGAGCAAAGCCACGACAAAGTCACGGCTGCCGCCGCACAGCGCGCGCTGGAATCCCTGCGGGCGCGTACGCCCGCGCTGGTATGGAAATCGGCGCGAGGGGAATATGCGGTCGATGATGCGGCAATGCATGCGTGGTATCGGCAACGCATCCAGGACGGCGCCTGGCCGCCGACGCTTCCTTAGATGTGCCGGCACCACTCGCCGGCAACACCGCCGCCCTGCATCAAGCCACGGCACGCGCGGCGAATCCTATAATTGCCCGCTCGCATCGCACTCACGGACGGGCTCGCGGCCCGCGCCTGCCATGACTTCCAGCTTCTACGACCCTTCCGCCGCCATTGCCCAGCGCATCAAGCAGGAGCGCGATACGCGCGGCTGGTCGCTCGCGGAACTGGCTGAAAGGTCCGGGGTTTCCAAGGCGATGATCAGCAAGATCGAGCGTGGCGAGGCCAGTCCCACGGCGACCATCCTGGGACGGCTATCGGGCGCGTTCGGCCAGCAGTTGTCGACGCTGTTGACGCTGGCCGAGCAATCCAGCGACCGCCTGCTGCGTGCGGAAGACCAGCCGGTCTGGACCGACCCCGAAACGGGGTATGTGCGCCGCCGGCTGTCGCCGCCGAACGGCGGCGTGCTGGAGCTCCTTCGCATCGATCTGCCGCCCAACGCCCGCGTTTCCTATCCGCCGGATGCGTTCACCTTCCAGCATCAGCAGATGTGGGTGCTGGAAGGCGTGCTGGTCTTCCAGGAAGGCGACGAAACGCACACACTGAAAGCGGGCGATTGCCTGCAGCTGGGGCGGCCGTCGGCGTGCACCTTTTCCAATCCGGGCAAGAACCCTTGCGCTTACCTGATCGCACTGGCGAAGCGGTAGGCGATCGGCAGCACGCGCGCGCGAGATGATCGCGCCGCTACAATTTGCCCCACGCCCTTCGCCCCGCCTACGGATTTTCCACCGAACATCGCTCCATGCCCCGCACTCGCAAAGCTACTCGGCCTGCCGCTCACGACGCCGTTTCCGCGCCGGCCACGGTATCAGTGCCGACCACACGGGCACGCATCCAGAACCTGCTGCCCGCGATGGGCCCCGCGGCGCAGCGCATCGCCGAATTCGTCATCGACCATCCCGACGAAGTCGTGCATATGTCGGTCAGCGAAGTCGCCGAACGCACGGAGTCCAGCGAAGGCAGCGTGGTGGGCTTCTGCAAGGCGGTGGGGGCCAAGGGCTTCCAGCAGCTGAAGATACTGCTGGCGCAGGAAATCGTGCAGCCGGTGCAGTACATCCACGAAGACCTGTCGCCGCGCGACGATGCGCCGGCGGTCATCGCGAAGATCTTCAACAGCAATATCCAGACGCTGCAGGCAACGGCTTCCGTGCTCGACGCGGATGCCCTGGCGCGCGCGGTCAAGCTGATCAAGCGCGCCAAGCGCATCGAGATCTACGGCATCGGCAGCTCGGCCACCATCGCCGAAGACG
Proteins encoded in this region:
- a CDS encoding helix-turn-helix domain-containing protein; amino-acid sequence: MTSSFYDPSAAIAQRIKQERDTRGWSLAELAERSGVSKAMISKIERGEASPTATILGRLSGAFGQQLSTLLTLAEQSSDRLLRAEDQPVWTDPETGYVRRRLSPPNGGVLELLRIDLPPNARVSYPPDAFTFQHQQMWVLEGVLVFQEGDETHTLKAGDCLQLGRPSACTFSNPGKNPCAYLIALAKR
- a CDS encoding MurR/RpiR family transcriptional regulator, which produces MPTTRARIQNLLPAMGPAAQRIAEFVIDHPDEVVHMSVSEVAERTESSEGSVVGFCKAVGAKGFQQLKILLAQEIVQPVQYIHEDLSPRDDAPAVIAKIFNSNIQTLQATASVLDADALARAVKLIKRAKRIEIYGIGSSATIAEDVYYRMLRIGLNAVAVTDSHIQAISASRTGPDVATLTISHSGSTYETVLATRLAKEAGAHTICVTNFGKSPIQAFADVLLYTMAQETRFRTEAMTSRLAQLAIIDTLIACLALADYDTSVDVLKSTCDVLSLKRY
- a CDS encoding ATPase, yielding MFHYPRPGLASELVQSLRGQTLFGDAPNGVFLAAPRRTGKSTFLQVDLTPALQAAGVVVTYVDLWSDPQRDPALLIARAIGKTLAAQGNIVGRAAKKAGLASITLAGVKFDLEKLGTLEGAPLPDALRALHEATQAPVALIVDEAQHALTSEAGEAVMAALKSARDQLNRPWEVNLMLVMSGSDRDKLLRLVNTNGAPFYGSQITRMPLLDSGFTDFIAERIEAQRADLGPVDRRVLFEAFQVFGHRPQFFLRALEQALSPVAMFAGRFEDAVSAAANQQRLDDVAQMESEFLALKPLEQAVLWRMLEQGEHFRPYDSAALKFYREQSHDKVTAAAAQRALESLRARTPALVWKSARGEYAVDDAAMHAWYRQRIQDGAWPPTLP
- a CDS encoding autotransporter family protein — translated: MMHRTKKLLKAALALSASYCGSVAAADLSVSSGDTRVFDSSAGFPGGVDVNGGTLVIGGNGGGAGVTIDGNVNATSNATIAGFGAINGDLSVTSNSRVAPGYAVGTPTGVSNGNLVVNGNLSMSNAVFDFETGYAGLPITQPGTGDNITVGGNVALNNTTLNVSVNTLGVNAGYYRILSYGGTLSGNGLSLGTITGDSLPAATIQSLTGDKQINLILGPSTTNLWNGNGLASATRAGGGGGTWTAASTNWNSPSNATGALPDGAYAIFTGAAGVVNVDGSAGPVRVSGIQFATDRYRLQGAPITLLPNGGNPPAIVVGDGTYASGQFVDTIDNPLQGTNGFVKTGPGSVILTADSSGLTGPILIADGALEIDGKLNGPIDIGREVVLAGVGQVGTTTLYPTAVISPGNDGSPIGTLTINGNLTFGQDTIYRVHADPASTASDRIHVTGVAYLDGTVAHVGPDGNYAPRATYTILTADGGIQGRFTGASSAYAFLTPTLSYDTKNAFMTLTRNDVPIGSVGGTGNQSSVGGALDNEAPPVTGSGSQSATGSGSPPAAAPASAAAAAAIAPISGTAASQVTEALLSMTPGEARAALNMLSGEAYASTASVLQSQADTVRTLPMAPLRRNLDGPALAGRPTAQWGPPSADALPQSGAHPVWAQVFGNWRTFASDGNASRVSQSDGGIFIGGDGAVGGGWRLGGAFGYTDSHSSIADTSSRTDVDSYTATLFGGRNFYAGPGHFRFTAGAAYTWHDIDTKRSVAVGSLNQQLESSYHASSTQVFSELGYNLPLGDSYTIEPFAGVAWNQLRTRDFAESGGTAALHGTGRSDDVTTTTLGLRGAWQFGSDRAPNRLTASLGWRHAMGDVRPSQDLAFDGGAAFSVTGVPIARDAAVLGLGAEMTIARNTTAGISYDGQFGGGNRQHSGLLRVAMRF